The DNA region TTTGGATTATGTGGATAGTATCGAACCTTTAAATAAAGCCGCAAAAGCATCCGTTGATATTGCTTTGCATGATTTAGTAGGAAAAATAATTGGTCAACCTTGGTGGAAAATATGGGGTTATGATACAGATAAAATGCCCAATACTTCTTATACTATCGGAATTGATACGCCCGAAGTTGTGCGTCAAAAAACAAAAGAAGCAGCACCTTATAAAATTTTAAAAGTAAAATTGGGCCGTGATACGGATAAAGAATTAATAGAAACTATTAGAAGTGTGACGGATAAACCGATTTGCGTAGATGTTAATCAAGGTTGGAAAGATAAAAATTTCGCTGTGGACATGTCGCATTGGTTAGCTGATAAAGGTGTGGTTTTTATCGAACAGGGAATGCCAAAAGAAAATGTAGAAGATAATGCTTATTTAACCGAACATAGTCCTATTCCTACATTTGCGGATGAAGCATTTCAAAGATTACCAGATTTAATCAAATGTCATGGAGTATATAGTGGTATCAATATCAAATTGATGAAATCTACAGGTTTGCGTGAAGGTCATCGTATGTTGGAGTTAGCGCGCGCATTGGGGATGAAAGTGATGATTGGTTGTATGACAGAAACTTCTTGTGGTATATCAGCTGCAGCACAATTAGCGCCGATGGTAGATTTCGCGGATTTGGATGGGAATCTTTTGATAAAAAATGATGCATTTACCGGAATGAAAATCGTAGATGGAAAAGTTACTTTAAATGATTGGCCAGGAATTGGAATAAAACCATTGAAGAAATAGTTTAAATATATAAAAATTACAGTTTGTTAAAAGTGCAATCAATATTGGTTGTGCTTTTTTATTTTTTACATAGTACCTACCTTGCATCTATGGAAAAAATAATTACTTATAAATCTTTATATTCTTTTACTGAAAAAATATTTTTAGCAATTGGTTGTTCTCCTGAGCATGCAGCACTTGCGGCAGATGTTTTATTGCAGGCGGACTTAAGAGGTGTCGATAGCCATGGAACGGCACGTTTGTCTGGTTATGTTAGACTATGGGAAGTCGGTAGAGTAAATACCCAACCACAAATCAAAATAACCTATGAAACTCCGTCAACTGCGGTTGTAGATGGAGATCGAGGATTAGGGTTGGTTGTAGCACCTTTTGCTATGAAAGTAGCTATGGAAAAAGCCAATAATGTTGGTACTGGCTGGGTAAGTGTAAAAAATAGTAATCATTTTGGGATTGCCGGATATCACGCCATGATGGCATTGGAAAATGACATGATCGGTATAGCAATGACTAACGCAAGTGCATTGGTCGCTCCGACCAATTCTAAAGAAAGGATGTTGGGTACGAATCCAATAGCGGTGGCAGTACCTGCTGACAATGAGCCAGCATTTGTGTCAGATATGGCAACAGCAGCGGCGGCAAACGGAAAATTAGAAATAGCTCAACGCAAGGGTTATGATATTCCTGAAGGATGGGCGCAAACTTTAGACGGTACACCTACAATACAATCTGATATTTTAAAGCATCAAGGAGCTTTACTGCCTTTGGGTAGTGATGAAAAACATGGTAGTCACAAAGGTTATTGTCTGGCAAGTGTTGTAGATATATTCTCTGCTGTTCTAAGTGGAGCGTCTTATGGACCATGGGCACCTCCTTTTCCTGCTTATGTGCCGTTACCTACAAATATGCCAGGGGAAGGATTGGGACATTTTTTAGGAGCAATGCGTGTAGATGCTTTTCGCCCTGCCGTAGAATTTAAAAAGGAAATGGATCATTGGATTAGTAGATTTCGCGAGGCAAAGCCTATTGTGCCAGACAAAAAAGTTTTAATACCTGGTGATCCAGAGAGAGAAATGACGGCAATTAGAATGAAAGATGGTATTCCAATTAATGATATCGTATGGTCCGATTTAGAAGATTTGTCAACTAGATTTCACATTAAATTAATCTAAAACTATTTTTATTGCCTAAATATTAAATGATTATTATTCTTGATACTTTGTCAAAATTCGTTTTGTTTAAAGATTTGATCATTTGTTTAACTTTTTTTCAAAAATTAGATATAGAAAAAATCCTTTTGTTAAAGGTTGATTATTAAAACGTTAACTAATTGGCATAGGATTTGTACTTTTGCCGACAGTTTAAACTTTATTCAGGGTTTAAAAATTAAATTCTTATGATAAACAAAATGAACAAAAAAGTCATTATGGCTGCATTGGCAGCTGCAGTTGCAGGTACAGTATCTGCACAAGACGCTACAAGCGATTCTTTACAAGCTTCTGAACAAGGTAGAGTTGTTCCTTTCAGTGGTGTAGAAGGTATGCGCACTTGGTCTTTTGGTTTCTATGGTGGAGGTTCTGCTCCATTTGGTTTGCCAAACGGTAGTGGAAATTATTTCAATAATTTCAACCCTAAAACTGTAGACCTTCTTTATGGTGGTTATTTAAGAAAGCAATTGTCGCATAATTTCGCTTTACAAGCAGATTTCATGCGCGGTGTAGTTAAAGGGAGTGTTAAGGGTAGCCAAACAACAACAAGCTCAATTAGAGGCGGTGTTGCTGATGCTACGGATTTTAAAACAAGTATTGATTATGCAATTTCAATGAATGCTGTATTTAATTTTGGTACAGTAAACTGGTTGCATGGTAAAACAGCCTTTATTCCATACGTAACTGCTGGTGGTGGTACGATGAGATTTAAAACAGAAAATGATGGTCAGTTGGTTCCAACTACAGGTGGTAACACTTATAGAAACGAATTCTATTTACCTGTTGGTATTGGTGCTAAATTTATATTGTCTAACACTGTAAATTTGGATTTGAACTACAAAGTAAATTTAGTAAATGCTAAAGATTTTGATGGTGTTTCCAATACTACTTACAATAACAGAGATCAATTTTCTCAATTGAATTTAGGTCTTGAGTTTGCTATTGGTAAGAAAAATAAACCTCAATTGATCCAACATAACCCAGCTCATGCGTTAGCACAAGATCTTTGGGATAAAAACAATGCATTAAAAGCTCAATTGGCTGCTCAACAAGAAGAATTAGAAGCTCAATCTGCAAAACACAATACAGATGTTGCTAATTTGCAAAGTCAATTAGATGCAGCAAAA from Rhizosphaericola mali includes:
- a CDS encoding Ldh family oxidoreductase, whose amino-acid sequence is MEKIITYKSLYSFTEKIFLAIGCSPEHAALAADVLLQADLRGVDSHGTARLSGYVRLWEVGRVNTQPQIKITYETPSTAVVDGDRGLGLVVAPFAMKVAMEKANNVGTGWVSVKNSNHFGIAGYHAMMALENDMIGIAMTNASALVAPTNSKERMLGTNPIAVAVPADNEPAFVSDMATAAAANGKLEIAQRKGYDIPEGWAQTLDGTPTIQSDILKHQGALLPLGSDEKHGSHKGYCLASVVDIFSAVLSGASYGPWAPPFPAYVPLPTNMPGEGLGHFLGAMRVDAFRPAVEFKKEMDHWISRFREAKPIVPDKKVLIPGDPEREMTAIRMKDGIPINDIVWSDLEDLSTRFHIKLI
- a CDS encoding OmpA family protein, giving the protein MINKMNKKVIMAALAAAVAGTVSAQDATSDSLQASEQGRVVPFSGVEGMRTWSFGFYGGGSAPFGLPNGSGNYFNNFNPKTVDLLYGGYLRKQLSHNFALQADFMRGVVKGSVKGSQTTTSSIRGGVADATDFKTSIDYAISMNAVFNFGTVNWLHGKTAFIPYVTAGGGTMRFKTENDGQLVPTTGGNTYRNEFYLPVGIGAKFILSNTVNLDLNYKVNLVNAKDFDGVSNTTYNNRDQFSQLNLGLEFAIGKKNKPQLIQHNPAHALAQDLWDKNNALKAQLAAQQEELEAQSAKHNTDVANLQSQLDAAKVDSDGDGVSDLFDKCPNTPSGTQVDGSGCPIKLTNTIIKQERVITKEDQQVVTDAVKNLEFDFAKATIREHSDAALDRLADLLKAKNFNLKLSGYTDNVGSVAANLKLSKERANAVKEYLVAQGVNESQIVSEGFGKANPIASNKTEAGRQMNRRVEFKLF
- a CDS encoding dipeptide epimerase produces the protein MDSRRDFLLKSGMATGAFGLNSLGAIFGQNVHGKAKKGKLKLTFKPYTLELAHVFTLANSSRTSTPDVLTQIEYDGIIGYGEASMPPYLGESIESVTKFLSKVDLSQFNDPMEMEKILDYVDSIEPLNKAAKASVDIALHDLVGKIIGQPWWKIWGYDTDKMPNTSYTIGIDTPEVVRQKTKEAAPYKILKVKLGRDTDKELIETIRSVTDKPICVDVNQGWKDKNFAVDMSHWLADKGVVFIEQGMPKENVEDNAYLTEHSPIPTFADEAFQRLPDLIKCHGVYSGINIKLMKSTGLREGHRMLELARALGMKVMIGCMTETSCGISAAAQLAPMVDFADLDGNLLIKNDAFTGMKIVDGKVTLNDWPGIGIKPLKK